Proteins co-encoded in one Acidobacteriota bacterium genomic window:
- a CDS encoding carbohydrate binding family 9 domain-containing protein — MVNDKQSRLTRFSRRSSWLFLFLAVAITTAKAQPDSPPPVIEIPRLSAEPRLDDFLNMRPEGAAASEMARVEGFVQATPRDGEPLSERTEVYLGYDAENLYVVFLAFDREPDKIRARLTRRENVFLDDNVEIMLDTFNDRRRAYMFLTNPFGIQWDAIWNEGEHFDDSFDTLWYSDGRLTAEGYAVWFKIPFRSLRFSSAPEQEWGIILNRAIPRTNENAFWPRISSRISGRLNQQARATGLRGISPGRNLQVIPYGVFRSWRSIEEDSVNGPDWVSDLAEFDGGVDAKVVLKDSLVLDVAVNPDFSQVESDNPQVTVNSRFEVYFPEKRPFFLENADYFGTPINLVFTRRIIDPQFGIRFTGKAGPWAVGALWADDEAPGEMSDPDDPEFGKRAQFGIVRVRRDIFHQSSVGFIFTQRTFNGGFNRVGGLDAHFKLNDNWALDMQGVASATERPDGSTQAGPAYTVELSREGRSFDYYLEYEDRSPGYDTQVGYNTRSDIRQIGQNVEYSFRPEGPVLIAWGPEVWANCNWSHDGTRLDWEFIPELSWEFAGNTNFGIGRMFLRSRLRPDEFESLDADRDYGYGRNYLSFRTNLWSWLGVETDLNWGTGINYVPAEGAEPEVANRIGSELNVTLQPNTWLRVDNTYLFSRLTDRASSAAIYNNHIFRSKWNLQFTPEMSLRLIGQYDTTLPSTTLSSLEKTKRFNIDFLFTYMWHPNTALYVGYNSDHENLNLIESHGSRELIRTNDEFINDSRIFFVKFSYMFRL, encoded by the coding sequence ATGGTCAACGACAAACAATCCAGGCTCACCCGATTCTCCCGACGCTCTTCGTGGTTGTTCCTGTTCCTGGCGGTCGCGATCACCACTGCGAAAGCCCAGCCGGATTCCCCCCCGCCGGTGATCGAGATCCCCCGGCTGAGCGCCGAGCCGCGGCTGGACGATTTCCTCAACATGCGCCCCGAGGGCGCCGCCGCCAGCGAGATGGCCCGGGTGGAGGGCTTCGTCCAGGCCACCCCCCGTGACGGCGAGCCGCTCTCCGAGCGGACCGAAGTGTACCTGGGCTACGACGCCGAGAACCTCTACGTCGTATTCCTGGCCTTTGACCGAGAGCCCGACAAAATCCGCGCCCGGCTCACCCGTCGCGAGAACGTCTTTCTCGACGACAACGTCGAGATCATGCTGGACACCTTCAACGACCGCCGCCGCGCCTACATGTTCCTGACCAATCCCTTCGGCATCCAGTGGGACGCCATCTGGAATGAAGGCGAACACTTCGACGATTCCTTCGACACGCTCTGGTACTCCGACGGGCGCCTGACGGCCGAGGGGTACGCGGTCTGGTTCAAGATCCCCTTCCGCTCGCTGCGTTTCTCCAGCGCGCCCGAGCAGGAGTGGGGCATCATCCTGAACCGGGCGATCCCGCGCACCAACGAAAACGCGTTCTGGCCCCGCATCTCCAGCCGGATTTCGGGACGGCTGAACCAGCAGGCGCGGGCCACCGGGCTGCGGGGCATTTCCCCCGGCCGGAACCTGCAGGTCATCCCCTACGGCGTCTTCCGGTCCTGGCGGAGCATCGAGGAGGACAGCGTCAACGGACCGGACTGGGTGAGCGACCTGGCCGAATTCGACGGCGGCGTGGACGCCAAGGTGGTTCTCAAGGACAGCCTCGTGCTCGACGTGGCCGTCAACCCCGACTTCAGCCAGGTGGAATCGGACAACCCCCAGGTCACCGTCAACAGCCGCTTCGAGGTGTATTTCCCTGAAAAGCGGCCGTTTTTCCTCGAAAACGCCGACTACTTCGGCACCCCGATCAACCTGGTGTTCACCCGGCGGATCATCGATCCCCAGTTCGGCATCCGCTTCACCGGCAAGGCGGGTCCCTGGGCGGTGGGCGCACTGTGGGCCGACGACGAGGCGCCCGGTGAGATGTCGGATCCGGATGATCCGGAGTTCGGCAAACGGGCGCAGTTCGGCATCGTCCGGGTGCGGCGGGACATCTTCCACCAGTCGTCCGTCGGTTTCATCTTCACCCAGCGCACGTTCAACGGCGGCTTCAACCGGGTGGGCGGCCTCGACGCTCATTTCAAGCTCAACGACAACTGGGCGCTGGACATGCAGGGCGTGGCCAGCGCCACCGAACGTCCCGACGGTTCCACCCAGGCCGGCCCGGCGTACACGGTGGAGCTCAGCCGCGAGGGACGATCGTTCGATTACTATCTCGAGTATGAAGACCGCAGCCCCGGTTACGACACCCAGGTGGGCTACAACACCCGGAGCGACATCCGCCAGATCGGCCAGAACGTCGAGTACAGCTTCCGACCCGAGGGGCCGGTGCTCATCGCCTGGGGTCCGGAGGTTTGGGCCAACTGCAACTGGTCCCACGACGGTACCCGCCTGGACTGGGAGTTCATCCCCGAACTGAGCTGGGAATTCGCAGGCAACACCAATTTCGGCATCGGCCGCATGTTCCTCCGGTCGCGCCTGCGCCCCGACGAGTTCGAAAGCCTGGACGCCGACCGGGACTACGGTTACGGCCGGAACTACCTGTCCTTCAGAACCAACCTGTGGTCATGGCTCGGCGTCGAAACCGATCTGAACTGGGGCACCGGCATCAATTATGTCCCGGCCGAAGGCGCCGAGCCCGAGGTGGCGAACCGGATCGGCAGCGAATTGAACGTCACCCTCCAGCCCAACACCTGGCTGCGGGTGGACAACACCTATCTCTTCTCCCGCCTCACCGACCGCGCCTCCTCGGCCGCCATCTACAACAACCATATTTTCAGGTCGAAGTGGAACCTGCAGTTCACACCGGAGATGTCCCTGCGGCTCATCGGCCAGTACGACACCACCCTGCCCTCCACGACGCTCTCGTCGCTGGAAAAGACCAAGCGGTTCAACATCGATTTTCTCTTCACCTACATGTGGCACCCGAACACGGCACTGTACGTGGGGTACAACTCGGACCACGAGAACCTGAACCTGATCGAATCGCACGGCAGCCGGGAGCTGATCCGCACCAACGACGAGTTCATCAACGACTCCCGGATCTTCTTCGTAAAGTTTTCCTATATGTTCAGGCTGTAG